The sequence ACATGACAGTTTGCCATGGCAATCAACAACGACTGATTAGAATCCGTCCCATCCAGTTGCTTAATGGCTGCTCAATACTTCGGAAATTCTGAGTTAGCTGATCAGGGCGCGCCGGCGCGACGCCATGGATTCTTCCTGTCCTGAAAAATTCTGAGTTAGCTGAAGCTGATCAAGGAGAACTGATAagtatttttttgttgttgttgttaagCTTTCAAGTTTGTTTGCCTTTTTTCAGTACAAGATAAAAAGTGTCGCTGATTACTTTTTGCACAACACCTTCTGCATTTCACTACAATTTGGTTGATTTATGGATCAATTGTCGCATACGTTTCAATCATTTTTGTTGGTTCTGAATTAAGAGTTTTTGTTTTTGATGCCATGAATGCCAGTCTACATAGAACTTATCTATTGTCATATTCCAGTCTCTTCAAATTTCTTATTTTTGAACTACTTTTTGCAAAATGATCACATGATCAAAGTAAACTTTGATACATGGTCAACTTTCTGAGTTTTAGGTAGTGAGTTGGTTTAGTGCTTTGCATAGTTTGATATCTACGCTTGTGATTTTTTCCACTTTTATTTGGTTTCAATATGAATCAAGTTTCAACCTATCGGTTCTGGAGATCTCCATGTTTGAGGCAACTTTCAGTAAGCAGTTAAACACATAGACTCTTGGGCGATGGCTTCTTCTGTTGTGTTTGCTCTAGTTGGTCAAAATCATTGGTTGCAACACAAGCCATCTTGCCCGTGGTTAGAAAGAATGCTACTAGTTAGCTCTGCAACACAAGCCATCGGTTACCACAAATAGCACTCTAGCAGATGATGCTGACACAGAGCAGGAACCAATTCAGCATCAACATGCAGCAATCTGTGAAACTGAACCAATTCTTCCAAGAAAAGAGGTGTTTTTCATCTACAGAGCAACCGGTGGACAGCCGGAGCTATGCTTCTCATCTTTTCAAGGCGAGCTGTAATGAGCAGCTTGCATGTTTTTTTGCTAGTTTTCTTGACTAATTCAACGTATGTTTTTTGTTTATCAGTCTAagaaattccctaggacttgcTATTCCATCAACCTAAAGAAAGGCCGCTTGTTTGAATGGAGCGGATAAAAGTTTTGGTGAAAAAGCTTGATTTTAAGTTGGTTTAACTCAGAGGATACTGAAAGTCTGAAATAGATTTACCTATTTGGAGGGAAATAGGTGAAATGCTGTTTGAATAAATGCATGTTGTCGATTGCTCTTTGAAGAAACTGTGGAACGAGAAAGCAAGGCCTGGCTATGCAGCGGATCGGGTTCAGGACGGATATCTGCGGGTTTCGAGTTTgcgggtttcgggttcggtttctGATTTTCACCCGCGGATTTGCGGGTTCGGGTACCCAAAAAATTTCGAGCTTGGGGCAGATCCTTAAACATACCCGCGGAGCTCCATCGGACCTCCAAAACTTTGAGCCCAGTAGCAGCCCATCTTAGAAATCTAGGTATATAAGGCTGAACCATGAGCTCCTCACCTGCCTGGTCACCCCAGACGCCCCCACCCCCGAGCACCACGCCGCACAATTCCCGAATCGGCGATTCCCGTCCGGCCGTCCCCATCCACGATTCCGAGTCGCCCCCTTCCCATCcgtgccgccgagccgccgaccCACACAGCCGcgcagccgcgcccgcgccccggTCCCACACTCCGCTTGTGGCATGTCCGCCCCTCCGGGCTCCCGCACGGCCACGgcacgggcggcgccggcgcaccGCGGACTGGCGGAGGCTGCCACACCGCGCCCCGTCCCGCACGGCGCGTCGGTGCTCCAGCAGCCGCAGGGCCTTGCTGGCCTCCAATCCGTGCACACCCGCAGGGCCAGAGACCGGCCGAGCCTGCGTGGCTGCGCTCTCGACGGCTGCCGGCCTCGCCGGTCCTTGAATCAAGAtggtttgtaaaaaaaaaatcaggtttTGGATTATCCATTTGATTTCGGGTATCCGTGGGTTTCGATTTTGGGCATGAATTTGTACCCAAATCGTAGTTCGGGTCAGGTTCAGTTCGGGTGGATTGTTTGGACACTCAAAATCGAAACCCGAActtaaaacccgaacccgactcATTGCCATCTTTAGGCGTGGCTGATGTGTCGAAGGCTGATCCACACATAATCTCTAGGCTTGGACGTCTTGGGCCTATGGGCTGAATGCTTACTTGATAGTGAGGAAGTATAGCCCAAgttttttgatccagaattaaTCTTTCATTTTGTTTTCGTTTTTGGAAATGAACAGTAGCCTGGAGCTTTTAGGTATTGGTGCCATGAATATAAAGAGTATATTTAACAGTTTTTTGCGTGGATTATTCAAACTTGGGTACTATACTTAGTTCCCCTTTTATTTTCTAACTTCAGTATTTATATTTCTGATGCTTTTATTTTCCTCATATTTATCTccagaaaaaaaatcacaagCAGGATTTCCATTGCATAATAAAGAGTGGCCTGGTATTGCCGTCGCCACAATTCTCACATTGACGTCGTGTATCCAGCTTGCCCACCACGTGTTGCTTCTTCAGTTGCGCCCAGAATAAAATCTGTAGCTGGTGTGGTCGGCTTGATTCCTCCCGGTCCGTGGCGCCCAAGtttcctcccccttgatctttTCATAAGCCTCCCCATGCTTTGACCATCCCCTAGAGCGTGCACTGTCCACATCACATGAGAGTAACAAAAGCAATgaatcaaaaaaaaagagtaacaAAGGCAACACATGTTCTTCTTAAGAAATAATTCAACTTTTTCTCAAATCACTAATAAAATACTACACAACTCCTTTGAAGTTGAACAACTCAACTCCATACACTACATTAAATCCTTAAAAAAGAATTATAAAACAGTTTACATGTATCTGAACGAAGAAACTCAAAATATTTCTCATGACAAAGTTCAAAATGGTACCTCTTTGTATAACTCTTTTGCTATTCCCCTTCAAATCGATTTTGCATCTCGCGGGAAAAGAGTACGGTACGAATGTGATGGTGTGCCAAGTTAagattactccctccattcaaaaTTGCAGATtattttggcaaatctagatacatagattttgctatgcatctagataaaaATTATGTCTAAATGCATGATAAAATTTGTGTATCTAAATTTATCAAAACAacctacaatttgaaacggaggagtACAAATTTTGAAAGAGTTTGTATAATTTTGCATCGCGTAGCCTGTTTCTTATATGCATCCTCTAATATATTGTGGAGAACCAATTTTCATATTTAAACAAGACGATTAAACTAGAGAAAAATAGATGAATTGAACGGAGCTTAACtagtaaagttttttttttggtattgGAACATGTCCACCCGGGTTTGAGTTCCCCATTCTTTGAGCAGTAGCCAATGTGCACCTCGATAACTTTATCAATTTTAAAAATCTGAGTGCACGTACGTATTTTGAACGTCCGTATCTGCAGTGTGTTTGAAAAAATAGGAACTATACTCGGTCTTCAAAGCATAACGTTGACCGTTTATTTTTATAGGAAATAGATGATATTTAGGACAGCGACAAGGTCTTCAAAGTATAACTTTGACCgcttatttttatataaatatttattaaaaagtgatatatatatatttatgaaAGTGTTTCTTaaaacaaatctattcatataatttttattttttcaaactcaataacttaaaagttattcatgatttatatttccAATGTTTGACTCAAATCTTATTCAAAACGTCATCTAAATCCTATATGGTGGGAGTAATTAACTTTCTTCTTGTGGGATTCTTTTTCCAGGTTTCCAGACGGCTTACACGTATCGGAAATCCTGCGTGGGGCTGGGGCTAGAAGCCTAGAACAGTAGAAGCTGCCCGTACACACACGTGGTGACGTCACAGCCGAAAACTGACTCGCCGCGACCCGAGCCGACCGCACCGGACCTCATCTCGAACCATCCCCGAACCGACCGAGCCCGCAAGGTCGCGACCGCCCTGCCTTCCTTCCTCTTTCCCAATCGCCGGTTCGCCGTCGTCTCCAAGGCTCTTCCCCATCAAATACCCCTCTCCTCCTCACCGTCCTCTCTTCCCACCACCActcacctccaccgccgccgccgccgccgcgtcccccaCCCCACCCTACCCTACCGTACCCCACCCCCCGCTCCCACTCGccccccaccgccaccgcctccccatACCGACGGAGGGCGCCCAAACCCTAGGTTTATCCCTTCCGCCCCGCCGCATGCAGCCCTCCACcgatcgccgccgcgggggTGGACCCGTGGCCACCGCCTCCCGCCCCGTGTGGCGCCCGCGCTCCTCCGCCCCGGCCGCgggccccgacgccgccgccgccgccccgatcCTGCCCCTCCCTACCCCGGCCGCGGAGGTCCGCCCGCCccaccgccgctcgcgccgtccCAATCACGGGAACAACCACAatcgccgccccgccccgcctcaGGAGCAGAGCGACAGCGCgggccaccagcgccgcccggCCCCGCCTCAGGAGCAGAACGGCAACGCggaccaccatcgccgccccgccccgcatCAGGAGCAGAACGGCAACGCCGGCCACCATCGCCGTGGCCCGCCGCCCGAGAGGCCGGCTCCCGCTGCGCCTGCCCCCGCCTCCGCCCGTGTGCGCACCcctgctccgcctcctccggcggcggcggcgattggGCGCGATGGGTCGGTGCCGCAGCTGGTCCAGGAGATCCAGGACAAGCTGGCGCGGGGAGCGGTGGAGTGCATGATCTGCTACGACATGGTGCGGCGGTCGGCGCCCATCTGGTCCTGCGACAGCTGCTTCTCCATCTtccacctcccctgcatccGCAAGTGGGTGCGCtccccggcctccgccgccgatgccTCCCCGGCGGCAGACCCTGCCTCCCCGTCCTGGCGCTGCCCGGGGTGCCAGTCCGTGTATACCACTCCCGCCCGTGACCTCGCCTACAACTGCTTCTGCGGGCGCCAGCGGGATCCCCCCAACGACCACTTCCTCACGCCCCACTCCTGTGGCGAGCCCTGCTCCAAGCCACTGGAGAGGGCAGAACCCCCAGGCGCCAAGGGGGAGGATGCAGACGCCACCAGGTGCCCACATGTCTGCGTCCTGCAGTGCCACCCGGGGCCGTGCCCGCCCTGCAAGGCATTTGCACCGGACAGGCCCTGCCCCTGTGGGAAGCAGATCATCGTGCGGCGGTGTGCGGACCGCAGCACGCCTGTGACCTGTGGCCGCCCGTGCGAGCGGATGCTGCCCTGCAAAAGGCATCGTTGCGAGAAGGTTTGCCACACAGGGCCTTGTGGAGATTGTTCTGTTGTTATCTCTGCGCGGTGCTTCTGCGGGAAGAAGAATGAGGCCCTGCCATGTGGAGACATGGTGGTGAAGGGGAAGCTGTCTGAGGAGGACGGGGTGTTTTCTTGCAGTGAACCCTGTGGTCACACACTTGCTTGTGGGAATCATGTCTGCAAGGATATGTGCCACCCAGGACCTTGTGGTGAGTGCGAGTTCATGCCAGGGAAAGTCACTACATGCCATTGTGGCAAGACAAGGCTGCAGGAGAGTAGGGCAAGTTGCTTGGACCCGATCCCAACCTGTGACAAGATCTGCGATAAGAAATTGCCATGTGGGGTGCATAATTGCAAGGTCAATTGCCATGAGGGAGAGTGCCCGCCTTGCTTGGTCCGTGTTGAGCAGAAGTGCCGCTGTGGCTCATCAGGCCGGATGGTGGAGTGTTACCAGGTTAAGAAGGAAGAGTTCCACTGCAACAAGCCTTGTGGCCGCAAGAAGAACTGTGGGAGGCATCGGTGCAGTGAGTGCTGTTGTCCACTGTCAAGGAAGTTCGCTCAGCTTGAAGGTGGTGACTGGGATCCCCATCTCTGCCAGATATCATGTGGGAAGAAGCTCCGCTGTGGGCAGCATGCATGCCAGCTACTCTGCCACAGCGGTCATTGCCCGCCCTGTTTGGAGACTATATTCACTGATCTCACTTGTGCCTGTGGCAGAACTTCTATCCCGCCACCTCTGCCTTGTGGCACACCAACTCCATCATGCTCACATCAGTGTTCAGTCCCCCAGCCTTGTGGCCATCCAGCCTCACATTCATGTCATTTTGGAGACTGTCCACCTTGTGTCGTGCCAGTAATGAGAGAATGCATTGGGGGACATGTAATGCTGAGGAACATCCCCTGTGGATCAAAGGATATCAGGTGCAACCAACCATGTGGCAAGAATCGCCAATGTGGAATCCATGCTTGCAACAGGACTTGCCATCCTGCCCCTTGTGATCAGCCACTTGCAAATGGGGATGCTAACTCAAGCTCTGGTGGCAAAGCTTCTTGTGGACAGGTATGTGGTGCTGCTAGGAGAGAATGTAAGCATACATGCACTGCCCCATgccacccatcatcacaatgcCCAGATTTGAGATGTGAATTCCCTGTGTCTATTACCTGTTCTTGCGGCCGTATCACTGCAACTGTTCCTTGTGGTGCTGGGGGATCCTCCAGCAGTGATAATATGTTTGAAGTCTCCATCATACAGAAGTTGCCAATGCCACTCCAGCCTGTGGAATCAAATGGGAGGAGGGTGCCCCTTGGGCAGAGGAAGCTTTCTTGTGATGATGAGTGTGCAAAGATGGAGAAGAAGAGGGTTCTTGCTGAAGCATTTGACATCACCCCTCCCAATTTGGATGCATTGCATTTTGGTGAGAACTCAAGTGCATCAGATTTGGTTTCTGACTTGTTCCGTCGCGATCCAAAGTGGGTGGTGGCCATAGAAGAGAGGTGCAAGTTCCTTGTACTTGGCAAGGTGAGGGGCAGTTCTTCGAACAATCTTAAACTGCATGTCTTTTGTCCCATGTTGAAGGACAAGAGGGATGCTATCAGACTCATTGCAGACCGGTGGAAGCTTTCTGTTCAGTCAGCTGGTTGGGAGCCCAAGCGTTTTATTACCATCCATGTCACACCCAAGTCGAAACCGCCTGCTCGCATCCTTGGCTCCAAGGCAGGTGCCCCTGTCACAGCTACCCATCCCTACTTTGATCCTCTGGTTGACATGGATCCGAGGCTGGTCGTTGCAATGCTGGACCTGCCACGGGATGCTGATGTCAATGCTCTAGTCCTAAGGTTTGGCGGGGAATGTGAATTAGTCTGGCTGAATGACAAGAATGCCATAGCTGTCTTCAATGATCCAGCTAGAGCAGCAACAGCTCTGAGGCGGCTGGATTATGGGTCTGCTTACCAGGGTGCTGCAATGTTTATGCCAAGCAGTGCTCAGGCATCTTCTTCAGGTAATGTGTGGGTTGGAGGACAGAAGGATGGAGGGCTTGCTGCTAGGAGCAATCCATGGAAGAAGGCTGAGCCTGACCTGCCCACCGGAGACTGGACTGGTGTGGCTGGCCATGCTCCAGCATCAGGTTGGAGAGGCGCCAACACCGCGACTCAAGTTATGGGGACACAGAACCGATGGAATGTTCTGGAATCTGATGCTGCCACAAGCTCAGGCCCAAGTGAGGATCGGAAGACTGCTCGCACGGATGCCGGATACAGTGCGGCACCTAATTCTGGGAACACTGGACCATCGGTGAGCAAGCTGCAGCCGGACATTGAGGTGGACGACTGGGAAGAAGCTTGCGAAtgaaggacattgggaagaagCTTGCAAATGGAAGGATTGGTGTGAATGAGGAGGAATTTACAAGTTCGGTCCAGATGGTTTTTGTTCTTCTGGGATCTGGTTTCTGTTAAATCTTGTTGGCTAGGAATAGTACTGGTACTATGATGGTAATGAGCCTTtttatgttctgtcaatttTTAAGTAGTTGCCGACTGCCTGGTGACAGTTTCAGATGAAAGCGCATATTGTTACACAGGTGTATCTCTGTAAGGCTGCTGCTTATTTTGCAGTCCTGATGTCGAATTGAGAAGAAATCCTGTGCCATAAAGTTTCTATCACTGCTCAGTTTTTAGGCCTTAATGGTACCTTGTGTTTACTCGCTTATAAATTATTTGTGGCATGTCTATTCACTGTTGTGGGGGTAGGGTGTTGTGCTCCGGCGTTGTGTGAGAATCAAACGAATGCTGTGTGTGCTCCTGCCTCCTGCTCTGTTCAGTGTGTTCGATCATGCTGTGGTCAGCTGAATGTTGCCTGAGACACTAGTCATATTATCATCAGTTATAATGTTATATTGATTGATCCCCAAAGGATGGGGCTGCAATTCGTACTAGGCCCGATGGTTTTTTGTTGGCCAAGGAAATATCTTGGCAATCTACAGCTCTCACTATGTGTTGGGGTCATTTAAATTTGGTTTGTTTAGTTGGGCACTAGTGCTGCTAGGAGGAATGCTGTACATGCTCCGGATGGAAATCTTCTGTCCTTCTTACTATTTTCTTGCCAATTGATGCAAATCTCATGATATCCAGGGTTGTCTCTCATTTTTCTTCCTCAAATGTGCAGGGAAACCCTTTCTCCTGggtctcatttttttcttgcTTGTTGTACAAATTCCAACACTTCACCCTGCTCAATCCATCAGGTGCAGATTTAGTATGAAGTTCGATGACCTGTGTTAGTCTAATTCTCGCAGCATGAATAGATCATTTTTGTCTGATGCACACTGCTATATTACACTCTTGCGAACTATTTGATATGAATTGAAAATAGAACCTACAAGTAATTTCAAGGTAGTTACGTAGGTGGTAATTTTGCAAGCGCAATGTTTTCATTTTTTGATACGTGCTGATTTTGCGTGGTCTGGTTGTCGGTCAAGCTATATGACACTTGGGCTCTTTATTTTCATCAGGTAGCTAAATTGTTCGCTGTGAATATACACTGATAGATGTATAGCGTGCAATTTCTGTTAATACCACTGCTTGGGCCCTTTACTTTGATCTGTAATTTTTTCCCAACTATATACTTGCATCATGACACTTAACTCTTGTCTATgccttccatttttcttttcagcaaagctgttGGAACAGATTGGTGAGGATTGAGGGCACGCACCAGCCTGCGAGTGGCCAGTGACGGCCATGGCTGAATTCCAACGCAATGTAAGCTCTCGCTTTTTCCCGGTACCACACTTGAGCACCACCTCCCCAATCCCCCCTCTCCCATTCTCGCTGCTGACGCCTCTCACTTCCGTCTTCTTCAGTGAGTAGTGAATGGCGGTTGTGATTCTACAGATACGTTGTCCTCCTGTGCTTCCGGCACTCCTTGTGATTCAAGTGCATACACCTTGGTAGCAGCTTGCACAGTGTTCGACAGAATGCTCATGAGGAGGTCAACATGAAGATAGTAGTTGTTTCATCTGCCCGTAGTGCTCTAACCACATCAGCAACAGGCCTACCTGCCTGGTTAGAATTTTCCCTCTACGTTGACTGGTTGGTTTGATCTATACGATTTACAACTTTAATACTTTATTGCTTATGCTCCACTACTTCCACTGGACTGAAGTTAATAAATGAGAACTAATTTGTATTGCCACAGGTTCATTCATCTAGGGCACAAAATTCTTTTCTACTTCACCTCCTATTGACCTCTGTGCTTTAGTTTCCTTTTCCCTTTGGGTGGACAGAAGATTGATCCAGTGTGGAGTGGTCTGATTTGGGCGAGGAGCAATTCGATGGGAACAGGACTGGCAGCCTAGCAAGCCAGTAGCTCAATGCTTGCATCCTGCAGTGTAGGCACGGAAGCATTCCTCACAACCGAACAACAACAACCAGGTTTGCATAATATTCTGATTTCTGACACATGCTTACACaacgttttgttactgcatttaGACAACTCAATATGTCATGAGATTTATGTATTTTAGCTGCTCACCGTATATCCTTATATTTGCAACAAAGGGGAAATAAaaggaattttttttgttctttatcTTATACGGTCCTTCAACGTTCCAAAGAACTTCAATTTCTCTTTCTACTTTATTTTGTGCACTGCCTGGGTTCTCCATCTTTATTGCTTAGTAGATCAAAATGACAAAGACTCTAGAATCAAGTTATTTCCACCATTTGTACCATAAATGTGCTATGCCTTGCAACATCATTAAatccatttgctttgcaatgcATCGATCACAGCAAAAAAAATGCCTAGGCAATAGATAATGATCCTTCCAGGAACATTGGTTCCGAGCCTTCAAAAAACAGCAAGCTTGATACTGACAGTGTTGGATTTACCAAGTTGTAAGTAAGGGACtgtttaaaattctaaaatggCTAAATCCccttttaatattttaaaaattacatgtcaaatatttttaaatcaCTGAAATCTTTATAACAGATTtctaatggttcgaaattggtgTGCAGCACATGTCTGATTGAAGCTACATAGATCCTCAGTGGCTAAAAGATTAAGGATGCCTTAAGGTAAATTATTTTTCATGGTTGAAGTATTCAGATGATATCTTTTTACATAGTAAGTTGCTCCCTTTTAAATACAATGAAGACTTTTTCATCATTTATGCTGTGCAAAGATGGAACAGAAATAATGAATGTATCTGCACCCATTTTCTATGTTAGATCCATAATCCACACTGAATAAGGATACTTTTCTCTTCTACCAACTTTAGCTTTTTCACATTCTTCTGTGTCTTACATATTTTCCATTATGTAATTTGGTTGGATATAATTGTAACTTGGTTGGATTGAACTGCAAATTAGTTAAACATGTAAAAGTGCTTGTGTTTTTTGCttagtatatattttttttcttgccgGTTGATTACTGGTTCCATCTCATTGGTGTACAGTTTTTGCTCAGTATACATTTCAGAAATGCTGAGCTTTGCTTCTTACATGCAACTTGATTAGGTCGAGAATTTTTTCAAATGGAGACATGAAGTGGAGCGCATGTATGAGTCTTTGATTCAAACACTTAAGACGAAGCTGTCAAAGACTACATATCTGTGCCCTTGAGTAGCATTTCCTCTGCGAGTTGCTATTTCCCATATTTGCAGATGTTCATGCGCAGGAGAAAAATAAATAGCAATTGTGTCATGCTTAACATGTTGCCTAATTACATGAATCAAAAAAATTTCTTGACTGATGAGTATGGCAAATACTGGAAAAACGTTGCATGTGAAGCATTTTTCTTTTGATAGCATGAGAAATGCTCCATCATCTGTTTTTTTTCATGCACCTGCAGTATGAAAGAATGTACTTCTATATCTAAAGTTCTCTAATAAATATAAGTAATATATTTGTATGTGTTACAATATA comes from Panicum virgatum strain AP13 chromosome 4K, P.virgatum_v5, whole genome shotgun sequence and encodes:
- the LOC120702970 gene encoding NF-X1-type zinc finger protein NFXL1-like, whose translation is MQPSTDRRRGGGPVATASRPVWRPRSSAPAAGPDAAAAAPILPLPTPAAEVRPPHRRSRRPNHGNNHNRRPAPPQEQSDSAGHQRRPAPPQEQNGNADHHRRPAPHQEQNGNAGHHRRGPPPERPAPAAPAPASARVRTPAPPPPAAAAIGRDGSVPQLVQEIQDKLARGAVECMICYDMVRRSAPIWSCDSCFSIFHLPCIRKWVRSPASAADASPAADPASPSWRCPGCQSVYTTPARDLAYNCFCGRQRDPPNDHFLTPHSCGEPCSKPLERAEPPGAKGEDADATRCPHVCVLQCHPGPCPPCKAFAPDRPCPCGKQIIVRRCADRSTPVTCGRPCERMLPCKRHRCEKVCHTGPCGDCSVVISARCFCGKKNEALPCGDMVVKGKLSEEDGVFSCSEPCGHTLACGNHVCKDMCHPGPCGECEFMPGKVTTCHCGKTRLQESRASCLDPIPTCDKICDKKLPCGVHNCKVNCHEGECPPCLVRVEQKCRCGSSGRMVECYQVKKEEFHCNKPCGRKKNCGRHRCSECCCPLSRKFAQLEGGDWDPHLCQISCGKKLRCGQHACQLLCHSGHCPPCLETIFTDLTCACGRTSIPPPLPCGTPTPSCSHQCSVPQPCGHPASHSCHFGDCPPCVVPVMRECIGGHVMLRNIPCGSKDIRCNQPCGKNRQCGIHACNRTCHPAPCDQPLANGDANSSSGGKASCGQVCGAARRECKHTCTAPCHPSSQCPDLRCEFPVSITCSCGRITATVPCGAGGSSSSDNMFEVSIIQKLPMPLQPVESNGRRVPLGQRKLSCDDECAKMEKKRVLAEAFDITPPNLDALHFGENSSASDLVSDLFRRDPKWVVAIEERCKFLVLGKVRGSSSNNLKLHVFCPMLKDKRDAIRLIADRWKLSVQSAGWEPKRFITIHVTPKSKPPARILGSKAGAPVTATHPYFDPLVDMDPRLVVAMLDLPRDADVNALVLRFGGECELVWLNDKNAIAVFNDPARAATALRRLDYGSAYQGAAMFMPSSAQASSSGNVWVGGQKDGGLAARSNPWKKAEPDLPTGDWTGVAGHAPASGWRGANTATQVMGTQNRWNVLESDAATSSGPSEDRKTARTDAGYSAAPNSGNTGPSVSKLQPDIEVDDWEEACE